AAATTGACCAAGTCATGAGGATGCCAGACGTCTGCTGCCGGTTGCTGCCACTCTGCCTCGTCATCATCTTGGGTCTGCATGAGGCTGCTCGGGCATCTTTCTCACCCGACAACATGGTGCTGATTCCAGCCGGTGAATTCACCATGGGGGCCTCACCTGACAACGGCGGCCTTCCGGATGAACAACCGATACGCCTGGTCTACCTGGGGGCGTTCTGGATCGACCGGTACGAAGTCACCAATGCCGCCTATTTGCAATTCGTTCAAGCCACGAGCTATCAAGCCCCAGCGAATACGGCTGCGAACCTAACTTTATGGGAACACAACCGGCCACGTCCGGGTATCGAGCACCATCCGGTCGTGAATGTGAGCTGGCTTGATGCCGTCGCATTCTGTCACTGGGCGGACAAACGGCTGCCGACGGAAGCGGAATGGGAAAAGGCCGCGCGAGGAACCGACGGGCGGGTTTACCCCTGGGGCAATGCTTGGGACTTCGCCAACGGAAACAGCGCAAGCTACTGGGCCGGGAAAACCGTGCAGTTTGCGGACAGTACGGAATGGGACGCGTTCTGGATCAAAGGCCTCGGCGCGGAAATCTCCAAGGCGAAGGGGCTCAACGGTGAAATCCTCACGCTGCCTGTCGGCAGTTTTCCCGCCGGCGCCAGCCCCTATGGGGTTCTGGACATGGCAGGCAATGCCGCCGAATGGGTGCAAGACTGGTACAACCCCAACCACTACCGCTCAGCGCCGCTCACGAACCCTCAGGGCCCCGAGCGGGGCGCGATTAAGGCCATGCGCGGAGGATCCTGGCTCAAACCGGCGATCAGCTTACGCACCTCCGATCGTGATTGGGGCACAATGGATAGCCACCCTTCCGGGACCGGATTCCGTTGCGCCAGGGACAGCTACTAGCTCAAGCCATTCCACCATCTGCGCCGTCTCTGGGACCACAAGCCCTCCGCCCCTTCCCTTGCCGAATTTCAGGAGATTCTAGGTCGCCCGGCCTTCAACCGCTATACTGAGCTTACGAGCGGTATCTTCATACTGCGCAAACTTGATCGGTCAAACGCCGTTATGGCATCCCAGGTCTCTCACGCTGCTGACGCCCGCTTGGAACCGACTTTCCGGGTCCTGCTGGCCGACGATTCGCCTGAATCCCAAGCCTTGGTCCGATGCTATCTTCAAGCACCTCTTTATCACGTTGAGGTCGTCGGAAACGGAGAAGAAGCGGCCGCCCTGTTCCAGTCTAAGCCGTTTGACCTTGTCCTCATCGATCAACAGATGCCGGTCATGGACGGCTTCGCCGCGACACGCTTGATTCGCACCTGGGAATCTTCTCATCAGCATACTCCGGCGACTATTCTGGCCTTGACCGCGGATGCATCCCTTGAAGCGCAGGAACAGGGTCAGGCGGCAGGATGCACGGGGTTCTTAGCCAAGCCGATTTCCAAAGAACGGCTTTTCGATGCGTTGAGGACCCATTGCGCACCCTCCCCGAGAAGACGCATCACGGCTCAGGACAATCCTTCCGCCGGCATCGCGGCCCTCATCGACGAAGAAGTCGCGCGGCGCCGTCCCCTCTTTCTCGACAATCGCCGTCAAGACGTGGACCGGATGCAGGACGCCATCGAACGTGGAGACTACGAGACCATCCGGAGCATGGGACATCGCATCAAAGGCTTGGCCGGATCCTACGGATTTCCCGACATCGGTCAGGCAGGGGCACAGTTGGAGCAAGCAGGGAAAGACCACGACCGTGCCTTAATCCGCCGGACGATCGATCAGTTGGCCGCGATCCTTGCCCGGGCCAAGCAGGCCGTATGAACGGATTTCAAGAAAGACAGTAGAGGAAAACTTCGACCATGAGCATTCTCATCATCGACGACTTTCAGGAGGAACGGGACCTGCTCCACGCCATCCTTCACCGTGCAGGATTCGGCCCGCTCCTTCCGGTTGCCACCGCGCAGGAGGGACTGACCCTCCTCGGGATCGGCAAACGTGGAAAGCCCGGGAACGGCATCGATCTCGTGCTCATGGATCTCGAAATGCCCGGGATCGATGGACTAGACGCCTGCCAGAGAATCCGGATGGAGGAACAGCTCCAGGGCCTGCCCATCATCATCATTACGGCCCATACGTCAGAGCAAGATATTCAGGCGGCCTATACGGCCGGTGCCACGGACTATATTCGTAAACCCGTCATTCCAGTCGAACTGCTGGCGCGAGCCGCCACGGCACTGAGCCTGAAACAAGAAATCGACGCGCGAAAATTGCGGGAACAGGAACTGCTTGAACGGACCAAAGAACTCGACCATGCGTTCGAACACATCACCACACTCCATGGCACCGTGCAGATTTGCGCCAAGTGCAAACGTGTGAAGACTGATGGATCATATTGGCAGCGTATTGAAGACTACTTACGCCGGCTGGCTCGTTCGAAGGTGACGGAAGGGATCTGCGACTCCTGCATGCATCAAGCCTACCCCCATCTGAACCGGATGCCCTAGCAGGCTGTTGACAAAGGCCGCCTGCGGCGTTCTCGCGGCGCTCAGAGGCTCACCGTACGGCACGAGTACGATTCGCCTCTTCACTTGCTGCGGCCTTGCCGGACCGCCTTTCTCAACAGCCTGCGGCGCATTCTGCGAGCGTCTGTAGTTTGTCAACGCACTGCTACCCGCTCAGATCCAACCACTTTGTGAGGACTCGGCAGTCACTTCGCGCCGGCCGACAAGACAAACGCCACCGCCTCGATGCGCACGACCGGCATGATCAGGCCAAGCCCTTCGACGTCGTGGGAAAAATCGTAGACAAGGGATTCCTCCTGGATCAGCCTGCCGCACATGACCACATCAATCTCGATCCGATCCCCCCGTTGAAGCCTGGCCTTGAGATCGGCAGTCGCTTCACCTGCCGAAACGATCAGTGTCGCCGGCAGATCTTCATGTTTGAATCGCACCTCACCCCATGCCGTGCGGTGGAACTTCGGACCCAACGCGACACGAAATCCTCCTTCGTCTTCGTCAAACCGCGACAGTTCGCCAAGCCAGGCCACGGTCACCACCCATTGCAACGGTTCCTTTCCTTCGCGCCGGGCATCACGGTCACGGTTCAAGGCAAACAGTCGCTCGTCGAGGCCCGGATCATGATGCCCATGACCATGGATCTGAGCCCAGTCGGGAGGCGATCCATCCAGCGCTGCAAGAAACTGTTCGATGGGTTCACGATCGAGAAGGAGATGGCTGTCAGAAGGAAGGGTCGCCAGCGCTGCGGACAGGGTCGTATGTAACGGACGCAGCGGAGAGGGTATTTCGGCCGAAACGGTAGCTGGCATCAACCCGGCCAGCACCAGCAAGGCCATGGCAAGAGGCGTCCACACGTGGAAGCAACTCCTCGTCTCAGGCGGCGGTGAGCGGCAGGCTGCGAAATAACTCCCCGAGCTCGCGGGTCGCGGGTTGGTCCCAGGACAACACACCTGCCTCTACCAACACTTGCAGCCGGGGCGCAGGATCCAATCGAAGCAACAACTCGGCATTCAGAGACTGGGACTGTAACACCTGCGCGTACACCCCGATCCAGGACTCAACGACCGCCCGCAGTCCGGGATCAGTCGCTTTCATCCGGCCCAGCCGGACTTCCTGCAACAATTTGATCAACGGGTCTGATTGGAGAAGCGTGCCGATTGCACGACGCAGTTGCTCTTCGTGATCATCCATCATCAATGACTCGAATTCCCCGGTGTCGTGATTAATTCATGGAGCAGGCGCCCGGACCCCGCGGATCTCCACAGGAGCCGCATCCGCCGCCGGAATTCGAGACCACCGGCCATCCGCCGGTTGCCCCGACCCCGAATGCGGAAAACTGTTTATTCAACGTCGTCCCCTTGCACGAAGGACAAGCCGGCACAGTCTGTCCCTGCACGATGAGTTCGAAGCGGTGGTTGCATTCCTGGCAGACGTATTCGAAGATGGGCATGGGGCTGTACTCCTTAGAATTTGAAATATTATAAGTAAGGCCAATTCACTTTCGCAATCCTCAGCCGACAGGAGTCCACACATGTGGTCAGAAGATAAATCGTTCGTGTTTCGCATCAGTCTGGAAGCGCAATTCCCCGACGATTACGAGGGGCCCCACGATGAGCAGGCCTGGCTAAGGGAGTGGGAACTGCAAATCAAGCCGGTCCTTATCAAGAACCTGTTTGACACGTTGCGGGAATATCCCGCCTGGAAATCACACGTCAGGAACCGCGGCAAATCGCCGACTGAGGAAATTGAAGTCGCCATGGTCCGTGATTTTTCGCCAGCCCCGTAGGCGCGTTGAGTCAGGTATGCCACAGGCCACCCCTCAGGGTCTCTACATTCACATTCCCTTCTGTCATCAGCGCTGTCATTTTTGCGCCTTCTACCTGGAAATTCACCAGGCGCGCGCCGCGGAAGAGTTTGTGGCCTCGCTATTGACGGAACTGCGCTTGCATGGCGAACGCGGCCTATTGGGACCGGCCCCGCTGGATTCGATCTATTTCGGGGGCGGAACGCCGACCACACTTTCGTCCCGGCAACTCACGACGATCCTGGCAACAAGCGTGCAGGCCTTCGGCCTGGCGCCCGATGCCGAGGTCACCGTGGAAGCCCATCCGGGATCGGTCACGCGGGACAGCCTGGCGTATCTCAATGAAGCCGGATTCACCCGCGTCAGCTTCGGCGCCGAATCGATGGAGCAAACTGAATTGGATCGCATCGGACGCCCGGGGTCTCCCATCAACACGGTCCACATCATGGCTGTTGCGCGCGAAGCCGGCTTCACCAACATCAATCTCGATCTCATGTACGGGCTGCCGGGCCAGACGATGGAGAGTTGGGCCTCTTCGTTGCGGCGGATCATTGACCTGACTCCCGCTCACCTGTCTTGTTATGCCTTGACCATTGAGGAAGGCACTCACCTCCAGACCGCCATTCAACGCGGCCTCGTCCCCGCCCCTGATGAAGAACTGCAAAACCGGATGGAAGACCTGGCGGAAGAGATCCTCTGCCGGGCAGGCTACGACCGCTACGAAGTTTCAAACTATTGCCGACCCGGATTCGCCAGCCGGCATAACCGGCTCCACTGGACCGGCGGGAATTACCTTGGCGTCGGTCCCAGCGCGCAATCCTATATCCGAGGGCGGCGATTCGGAAATGTGAGCGATCTGGCAGCTTACAAGGCAGCGCTGAAGAATGGCCGACTCCCGCTTTCGGAATCCGAACACCTCACACCGGCGCATGATAGTTGTGAACAGCTGGTCTTTGGGCTACGCCTCATCAACGGCATTTCACTGAAGCAGACGGGAGCCCTGTCATTCCCTGAACTCCTGCAGGAAGTGGACACATTGCTGGCGGAGGACCTGCTCGTACGCACCGGCGATGTGGTTCGACTCACCACGAGAGGAAGGCGGTATGCCGATACGGTGGCAGTCGCCCTCTTGGCGAGCCTGAATGAATAGCTGCATATCCTTGTCCCATTGACTTCCATCCCCGGCAGAGGAGAGACTGAAGTGTTGAAAGGAGACTTCTTCCCATGCCCGTGAATATGGATCCCGGCAAACGTCGCCGTCGCCAACCGGTCGAGCCCGCCGCGCCCCCATCCGATCAAGAGACGGCTCACGTCAAGCGATTCGGAGAGGATACGGAAGCAGATCGTGAAAAGGCGATCGCGGAAGCCGAGTTAAAGAATTTGTGGGATGCGACTGAAGTCATCGACATGGATAGCTGGTAACCCCGTCCGGCACGTATACGCGGCGCCATCTCCGTTTCGCAGAATCCCTCTCCCGGCAGGTATTCCACTCACTGAACACGACGCAGCGATGACCTCCTTGCCCATTCGCAATGCCCTGTTCTACCCCTTTCATCTGTGCACCCCGGACACGTTGGACTATCTGCTCGCGCACTATGGATCAATTCATTTCCGTGACTACATGGCGCTTCGCCTCACGCCGTTTATGGGAACCACGGCCTACCAGGACCGCATGGGAGACGAGCACCCCGGCCTCGTCGTCAATGGCCGCATCGTGCAAGGACACGCGGTCAGCGGCCCGCTCGATGCCCCCGCTGCGGCCGAGATCGATCGTGATTGTGCCGATCCCCATTGGAGACAGCTGTTCCACGCCGGATTGCAGGAGGATCGACGGTTTCAGCGCGGTCTTTTTGATCTGACCCATGCCATGCGCATGGGATCGGCGCTCGTGCCGGGCCCGGCCGCCTTGCTTCGCCTTCTCGAACCCCAGCGCGCCATCGAAGCGTGTACCGTCGCGCTGGTGCAACAACTGGCCCGTTCGTCAGCGACGTTGGAGGAAGCTTACCGATTCGAATATAGCCTCGCCCTTTTGAAAACCGCCGCTGCCCAGGTCTATACCTTCCGCCTGGCGCGCGCGCACGAGTTGGTGCCTGTCACCGATTCCAGAACTCACCATGCATTGTTGAGCCGAACCATGGCGCGGGAAGGCGTCAACCTGGCCAATGATTATGTCGTCACATCACCAGGACGATTGTCCGGATGATTTCTTCACGCCGCCAGAGCGACATGCGGGTCACTCTCTTCAAAGCCGCGCTGCGGCATGTCACCGGAGAAGACGAGGGCCGGTTGCACTCAACCCCATGTCACCTGCTACACTCGGCGCCGAGCGAAACGACCGCATGAGTACCCTCACCCCTGTCATGACCCCAGACGCCCTCGATACCACCGATGTGGGAACCGGCGACGATCTGGAAGCCCGCGTGATCGTGTTTAATTGCGAATGCCACACCTATCAGCAGGTGATAGCACTCTTCTGTAAATGTATTCCGGGAATGAACTCATCCCGGGCCTTCGAGCTGGCCTGGCGCATCGACCATGAAGGCCAGGCGACAGTCTATTCGGGAGCGAGAAAGTTGGCTGAAGAAATCGGAAGCAAACTCGCGGCCGGGGGATTACGGGTGGGTGTTCAGTAACAAGAGGTGGAAGGAGAACCGGCGGTCTGCGCCGACCATCTCGACGCAGACCCGGGTTACTTGGCTCGTTTTTTCGGTGCAGCGGCCTTCGTGGATTTCGCTTTGGTTGCCGGAACAGCCAGCGCGGCAGGCTTCTTGGAACTCCCCTTCGCGCTGCCGTGGGTCGCTTGTGAACCTTTTGACGACTTGGCGGGAGTCTGTGCCGCCTTTTGCTCCTGCGCAGCCGCCGCCTTGTAGTAGGATTTGTTGAGCTTGCTCAACATGTCGCCGTTCAACACGCGCACTTGATACAATTCGAACAACTTGCTGATGGCTTTCGGATCGCCCTTGCGAGCCAGACCCAAAAGCCGCCGCCGCTGGTTCATTTCTTCTTCTTCAGTATGAGACGCCGCTCGCCGCTCCATAGCGCTCCTTTCAAGGCATGCCGACACGTATGCACACAGTCGTCAAATAATCGGATGAAATGCCCCGTAGTATAACAGATTCGGCCTAGCCAGTACTACACAAACCTTCGTCCCATGAGAGACATTGTACCCCGGGTGCCATGTCCAACTCGCCGGAGACTGAAATCCCCGGTTGTAGATGCACAAGCAAGGTCATTATAATTATCAGTTCCAAGCCACTACGAGACAAAGGAGTCCCCGATGGAACATGCCCCCGCTCCCGATACACAACCAACCGTCGCCGATAATCCCCAGGCACGTGCCCTTCTCCAACGAGCCTTTGAAAACACGGCCCGCTGGCAACCGGATTTCCGAGGTTTTTCAGCCGACCTGAGCGTCAACACCAATGGGCAGGTGGTGAGCGGAACCGTCGTGGTCAAGGGACCGCGGGAGGTGACCGTGCAACTGCCCGATGAGGCGATTCAAAAGTGGGCACAGGAGCAGATCGGCATGATCGCCGTGCACCGCGCCCCGCGCAAGTTCGAGGAATCAGACGGAAAACACCGTCTCACGATGGAAGCGGGCGATGACCATCCGCTGGGCCGCCGCCTCGACATCCATGGCGACGGCATGCAGTCCTTCTATCGCATCAAAGATAACCGCATCACCCAGATCAACCGGAAGATGCCGCATGTGGCATTCACGATCAACGTGGAAGAGAGCAGCACGACGCAGGATCAGAAACAGCTGACCACAAGATATACCGTCTATTATTTCTCGCCCAAGGACGGCGCACTTCGCAATGCCGAGAGCTTCACGGATATGCATGTGCGTGTCGGAGCCTCCGATCTTCCGGCGACACGGCGCATCATCTCCTTTGAAAACGGCGCGGTGCTCGTACGGACGCTCACCTTCACCAACCACAAACTATTGGCGTGATGGATCTACGCACGACGTTCCCGCGCAGCATGAAGACGAGGCTGGCTGGTTATGCCCATTTGGCACGGATGATCGATAAGTGCCGCGCGGTGCTGGCAGGGACCGAGGGTGAATATATCTATCCCTGCCCGATGGATGAACGACTGCTGGACTATGCCGGCATCACGGCAGACCAATTCACGGCAGCAGTGCAAGCCAATGTGACCGATGACGGAGTGGCGGAGTGGGTACGACGCACCGCCACACCTCATGACCAGGTGGAACTCGAAGCATGGAACAGCACGTTGCTTGAACGGGGCCCGAGTTCGCCGGAGAGTGCCGAAAAATTCAAGACGT
The DNA window shown above is from Nitrospira sp. CR1.1 and carries:
- a CDS encoding response regulator; translation: MASQVSHAADARLEPTFRVLLADDSPESQALVRCYLQAPLYHVEVVGNGEEAAALFQSKPFDLVLIDQQMPVMDGFAATRLIRTWESSHQHTPATILALTADASLEAQEQGQAAGCTGFLAKPISKERLFDALRTHCAPSPRRRITAQDNPSAGIAALIDEEVARRRPLFLDNRRQDVDRMQDAIERGDYETIRSMGHRIKGLAGSYGFPDIGQAGAQLEQAGKDHDRALIRRTIDQLAAILARAKQAV
- a CDS encoding adaptor protein: MSTLTPVMTPDALDTTDVGTGDDLEARVIVFNCECHTYQQVIALFCKCIPGMNSSRAFELAWRIDHEGQATVYSGARKLAEEIGSKLAAGGLRVGVQ
- the hemW gene encoding radical SAM family heme chaperone HemW, yielding MPQATPQGLYIHIPFCHQRCHFCAFYLEIHQARAAEEFVASLLTELRLHGERGLLGPAPLDSIYFGGGTPTTLSSRQLTTILATSVQAFGLAPDAEVTVEAHPGSVTRDSLAYLNEAGFTRVSFGAESMEQTELDRIGRPGSPINTVHIMAVAREAGFTNINLDLMYGLPGQTMESWASSLRRIIDLTPAHLSCYALTIEEGTHLQTAIQRGLVPAPDEELQNRMEDLAEEILCRAGYDRYEVSNYCRPGFASRHNRLHWTGGNYLGVGPSAQSYIRGRRFGNVSDLAAYKAALKNGRLPLSESEHLTPAHDSCEQLVFGLRLINGISLKQTGALSFPELLQEVDTLLAEDLLVRTGDVVRLTTRGRRYADTVAVALLASLNE
- a CDS encoding response regulator, which translates into the protein MSILIIDDFQEERDLLHAILHRAGFGPLLPVATAQEGLTLLGIGKRGKPGNGIDLVLMDLEMPGIDGLDACQRIRMEEQLQGLPIIIITAHTSEQDIQAAYTAGATDYIRKPVIPVELLARAATALSLKQEIDARKLREQELLERTKELDHAFEHITTLHGTVQICAKCKRVKTDGSYWQRIEDYLRRLARSKVTEGICDSCMHQAYPHLNRMP
- a CDS encoding SUMF1/EgtB/PvdO family nonheme iron enzyme, which codes for MRMPDVCCRLLPLCLVIILGLHEAARASFSPDNMVLIPAGEFTMGASPDNGGLPDEQPIRLVYLGAFWIDRYEVTNAAYLQFVQATSYQAPANTAANLTLWEHNRPRPGIEHHPVVNVSWLDAVAFCHWADKRLPTEAEWEKAARGTDGRVYPWGNAWDFANGNSASYWAGKTVQFADSTEWDAFWIKGLGAEISKAKGLNGEILTLPVGSFPAGASPYGVLDMAGNAAEWVQDWYNPNHYRSAPLTNPQGPERGAIKAMRGGSWLKPAISLRTSDRDWGTMDSHPSGTGFRCARDSY
- a CDS encoding DUF5069 domain-containing protein, which encodes MDLRTTFPRSMKTRLAGYAHLARMIDKCRAVLAGTEGEYIYPCPMDERLLDYAGITADQFTAAVQANVTDDGVAEWVRRTATPHDQVELEAWNSTLLERGPSSPESAEKFKTYRDAVDPTRTDITAWSDLQDLEEGRSVPRRGEY
- a CDS encoding DUF3386 family protein; the encoded protein is MEHAPAPDTQPTVADNPQARALLQRAFENTARWQPDFRGFSADLSVNTNGQVVSGTVVVKGPREVTVQLPDEAIQKWAQEQIGMIAVHRAPRKFEESDGKHRLTMEAGDDHPLGRRLDIHGDGMQSFYRIKDNRITQINRKMPHVAFTINVEESSTTQDQKQLTTRYTVYYFSPKDGALRNAESFTDMHVRVGASDLPATRRIISFENGAVLVRTLTFTNHKLLA
- a CDS encoding zinc ribbon domain-containing protein, with protein sequence MPIFEYVCQECNHRFELIVQGQTVPACPSCKGTTLNKQFSAFGVGATGGWPVVSNSGGGCGSCGDPRGPGACSMN